The Pogona vitticeps strain Pit_001003342236 chromosome 3, PviZW2.1, whole genome shotgun sequence genome includes a window with the following:
- the GPR12 gene encoding G-protein coupled receptor 12, with translation MNEDPTVNLTWLLQDHLEASPTENVSAMVTSLIPVDDPEPGFIVNPWDIVLCTSGTLISCENAVVVLIIFHNPSLRAPMFLLIGSLALADLLAGIGLIFNFIFAYLLQSESTKLVTIGLIVASFSASVCSLLAITVDRYLSLYYALTYNSERTVTFTYVMLILLWGASICIGLLPIMGWNCLRDESTCSVIRPLTKNNAAVLSVSFLLMFALMLQLYIQICKIVMRHAHQIALQHHFLATSHYVTTRKGVSTLAIILGTFAACWMPFTLYSLIADYTYPSIYTYATLLPATYNSIINPVIYAFRNQEIQKALWLICCGCIPSNLSARARSPSDV, from the coding sequence ATGAATGAAGACCCGACGGTAAATTTAACGTGGCTGCTCCAGGATCACTTAGAAGCCAGTCCGACAGAGAATGTCTCGGCAATGGTCACCTCCCTGATTCCTGTTGATGACCCAGAACCAGGTTTTATAGTAAACCCGTGGGATATTGTCTTGTGTACTTCAGGAACCCTTATCTCCTGTGAAAATGCGGTGGTGGTCCTTATTATCTTCCATAATCCTAGTCTTCGTGCCCCAATGTTCCTATTGATAGGCAGCTTGGCCTTGGCTGACCTCTTAGCAGGAATTGGGTTGatcttcaattttatttttgcataccTTCTCCAGTCAGAGTCCACCAAACTGGTCACCATAGGATTGATCGTTGcatctttctctgcctctgtctGCAGTTTGCTGGCTATCACTGTCGACCGGTACCTCTCACTGTATTATGCTTTGACTTACAATTCAGAGAGGACTGTCACTTTCACCTATGTCATGCTTATTTTGCTCTGGGGAGCTTCAATTTGTATTGGACTGCTGCCTATTATGGGCTGGAACTGCCTCAGAGACGAATCCACCTGCAGTGTGATCAGACCACTCACTAAAAATAACGCGGCCgtcctctctgtctctttcttgctCATGTTTGCTCTTATGCTACAGCTGTACATTCAAATCTGTAAAATAGTGATGCGCCATGCCCACCAGATCGCTTTGCAACACCACTTCCTGGCCACCTCCCACTATGTGACGACCCGAAAAGGAGTATCAACGTTAGCCATTATCCTGGGAACCTTTGCTGCTTGCTGGATGCCTTTTACACTTTATTCTTTAATAGCTGACTACACTTATCCTTCCATATATACCTACGCTACCCTCCTTCCAGCCACGTACAACTCCATTATCAACCCTGTAATATATGCTTTCCGAAACCAAGAAATACAAAAGGCCCTTTGGCTCATCTGCTGTGGATGCATCCCTTCCAATCTTTCTGCAAGGGCAAGATCCCCCAGCGATGTTTGA